The following coding sequences lie in one Photobacterium sp. CCB-ST2H9 genomic window:
- a CDS encoding methyl-accepting chemotaxis protein, producing the protein MFAIAAIASISSTSYISHQEIDSIILKRSQAQAELLAKNVEYVLETSTKPMADLQAFVTSLKQRNDISYAVVIDTNIKAVAHSDAQKLNKVYDDNYTVEGAGHGKPKHSKWYADVQKVWVYDIMTPVYLNGKLYGSFDVGIPITEVDNAAKEIMFAQLTAIVLIFVVCAVILMWLLGRLFQPLTGLQQALEDISQGDGNLTVRLPVKGNDEIANISAAFNTFVGKINDIIVQVVNTGVGLGSTASSLREQSVHALSRGQEQSEQTLLVVTSMNEMIATINEISNNAAGAAESAGSANSQTQAGRQTLQTATNTINHLAEEMNNMSVVIATLADKTQSIGSILEVIRGISEQTNLLALNAAIEAARAGEAGRGFAVVADEVRNLATKTSQSTDEIQNMIDQLQHEAKNAVDAMESSKSLTEDGTKATENALTALEEISRQVVAILDMNTQVATATEQQSSVANEINVNMDTVNQAVQAGLDASTELEKTSQELAALAQTLDRLVGAFKLTR; encoded by the coding sequence ATGTTCGCTATCGCTGCGATAGCAAGCATCTCGTCAACCTCCTATATTTCCCATCAGGAAATAGACAGTATCATTCTGAAGCGGTCGCAGGCTCAGGCCGAATTGCTGGCGAAGAATGTGGAATACGTGCTTGAAACGTCCACAAAGCCGATGGCGGATTTGCAGGCCTTTGTGACGTCACTGAAGCAACGAAATGACATCAGTTACGCGGTTGTCATTGATACGAACATCAAGGCTGTGGCGCACAGTGACGCGCAAAAACTGAACAAAGTCTATGACGATAACTACACCGTTGAAGGTGCGGGTCATGGCAAACCGAAGCATTCCAAATGGTATGCCGACGTTCAGAAAGTCTGGGTGTATGACATCATGACGCCGGTTTACTTGAACGGTAAATTATACGGTTCCTTTGACGTGGGGATTCCGATTACTGAAGTGGATAATGCCGCCAAAGAAATTATGTTTGCTCAGCTGACCGCGATTGTACTGATTTTCGTGGTTTGTGCCGTCATTCTGATGTGGCTGCTGGGCAGACTGTTCCAGCCGCTGACCGGTCTGCAGCAGGCGCTGGAAGATATTTCTCAAGGGGACGGTAACCTGACGGTTCGCCTGCCAGTCAAAGGGAACGATGAAATCGCCAATATCTCTGCTGCCTTTAACACCTTTGTCGGCAAAATTAACGACATTATTGTGCAGGTTGTTAACACTGGCGTGGGTCTCGGAAGCACGGCTTCGTCACTGCGCGAGCAATCGGTGCATGCTTTGTCCCGCGGTCAGGAGCAGAGTGAACAAACCCTGCTGGTGGTCACCTCGATGAACGAAATGATCGCGACTATCAATGAGATCTCCAATAACGCAGCGGGTGCAGCTGAATCGGCGGGTTCTGCAAACAGCCAGACTCAGGCGGGTCGTCAGACGCTACAAACGGCAACGAACACCATTAATCATCTGGCCGAAGAAATGAATAATATGTCGGTGGTGATTGCGACGCTGGCCGATAAAACGCAGTCGATCGGTTCCATTCTGGAAGTGATTCGCGGCATTTCAGAGCAGACCAACCTGCTGGCACTGAACGCGGCCATTGAAGCGGCCCGTGCCGGTGAAGCCGGTCGTGGTTTTGCAGTGGTTGCTGATGAAGTCCGGAACCTGGCGACGAAAACATCGCAGTCCACGGATGAAATTCAGAACATGATTGACCAGCTTCAGCATGAAGCCAAAAATGCCGTGGATGCGATGGAAAGCAGCAAATCGCTGACTGAAGACGGCACCAAGGCGACAGAAAACGCCCTGACAGCTCTGGAAGAGATTTCCCGTCAGGTGGTCGCGATTCTGGACATGAATACGCAGGTCGCCACCGCGACCGAACAGCAGTCCAGCGTGGCGAATGAAATCAACGTCAACATGGATACAGTCAATCAGGCCGTTCAGGCCGGACTGGACGCCAGCACCGAACTGGAAAAAACCAGCCAGGAACTGGCAGCACTGGCTCAGACACTCGATCGTCTTGTCGGCGCCTTCAAACTCACCCGATAA
- a CDS encoding TetR/AcrR family transcriptional regulator, with protein sequence MRPSTIEKQKKIIEIATVLFLEQGYRDTSLDQIVQHCGGSKQTLYRYFSSKEGLFKAVLAHNLESLEGVFSFPEHPDHPVDACLVHFGLGYVKRLCSNPVLGLFRIVSAGFHQDADITDFFLANGPENQHHHLASYLKSEGVTQQLTIPSANQACTHLLAMLKQNFFYLALLGKSLPDDEQLTLQIRQAVDAFIRIYHPTHIGR encoded by the coding sequence ATGCGTCCATCGACTATTGAGAAACAGAAAAAAATCATCGAGATTGCCACCGTTCTTTTTCTGGAACAGGGCTACAGAGACACCAGCCTGGATCAGATTGTTCAGCATTGCGGAGGCTCCAAACAAACGCTGTATCGCTATTTCAGCTCCAAAGAGGGACTGTTCAAAGCAGTACTGGCGCACAACCTTGAATCGCTTGAGGGTGTATTCAGTTTTCCGGAACACCCGGATCATCCAGTTGATGCGTGTCTGGTGCATTTCGGGCTGGGGTACGTCAAACGTCTGTGCTCAAATCCGGTCTTGGGATTATTCCGGATAGTTTCGGCAGGTTTTCACCAAGATGCCGACATCACAGATTTCTTTCTGGCCAACGGGCCAGAGAATCAACATCATCACCTGGCCTCGTACCTGAAGTCAGAAGGCGTCACACAACAGCTGACGATCCCCTCCGCGAATCAAGCCTGCACGCATCTGCTGGCCATGCTGAAGCAGAATTTTTTCTATCTGGCATTACTCGGGAAATCACTGCCGGATGACGAGCAGCTGACCCTGCAAATCCGTCAAGCCGTAGATGCTTTTATCCGCATCTACCATCCAACACACATCGGGCGATGA